The genomic segment TCCAATAAACTGataaactttatatttatagatacagGTTTGTCTCCCAACAGAACTGATACAGATATGATAACTGGCCGAACGTGTTATGGATAtcaaatattgacaatattatgTCCATACATCTTATCCGTCACGCCTTAGGCCTAACGATACAAGGACTCGCACAACCCAATTAATATTCTACAATATGGTGTTAATAGTGAAtccatcccctcaatcgctcaaatatcaaaataaagtttTCGCTACCtgaaatataatgttattgGAGAGGTTTAGTGGCATATAAGAGTACAGGGGTAACGAGAGACAGTAAATTGGACGGGGAACCACCACCTGGTAAATTCCCGCATTTTTTTCACCTATCGTCCCCACAGTGGTCGAACTCCGGTCCACTGTACGGTTTCCGGATGTTGCGATGCACGAAGCCAGGAAATCAGACACGAAAACAGGTAGGTAAGGTTTCAATACCTGTGGCCAATTAATTCCTTTGAACTACTAAGTATTGTGGTGACTCACAATGATACATTAGCCATAATGCACGTCTCCAAGGCCCATGGTTAATATTTCAGAACAATCAATGGGAAATCTAATGGACCGTTCCAGTTTTTACATCGGTCAGTTAGTGAATATAAGGTTATATTATACCATCGACAATGAATCGTATTGGGAGTGATATTTACCAACTAACATTGATACATTGGGAAATGTTAGGACCCACTGTACGGGTGGTTGTGTCGATGTAAGttttgtattgtacatgtagatacttGCGATATAcagaaattgtttttttttatcctgatAACTCGTCTAACCccattattttttatatacgATTTCAGCGTATTCGATAAAATTCCATCGATATTATCAAGCATACAATGTTCAAATGTATATGGTTGTATTCCGCTTGCCCAACTTTACTCATAACATCTCTTTTGCTAGATTTATAATCACTGACAAGTTTCTTGGCAATCAACTTAATACagattttgatatcaaaattttaGATACGTGTATGTGTACGCATTAACGAAAATGCTTACTGTACATAATGAATCTGTTTATCGTCTTCGCTTATTTATAAAAACACAAGTTACTtcgtatttctttttttcagagATTGGCAACTCCTTCCAAGAAATCCAACCTCTAGATAAATGCACATGAAAAGGCATGACACAGTAGTGAATGACACTAACAAAAACCGATTACCTCCTTAACGTGCAGTTTGAAACTGAATTCAAGTATATATCAATGTTCAGAGCGCCTATTCTGTGACAAACATGCATAGAACACAAATTCATGGACAAACCTTGACAAAACAAGTGGATTCAGTGACAAAACTGTATAGAACACAAATCCAGTGACAAAACTGTACAGAACACAAATTCAGTGACAAAACTGTATAGAACACAAATTCAGGGACAACCCTGTACAGAAAACAAATTCAGTGACAAAACTGTATAGAACACAAATTCATGGACAAACCTGTACAAAACAAGTGGATTCAGTGACAAAACTGTATAGAACACAAATTCAGTGACAAAACTGTACAGAACACAAATTCATGGACAAAACTGTATAGAACACAAATTCAGTGACAAAACTGTACAGAACACAAATTCAGTGACAAACCTGTACAGAAAACAAATTCAGTGACAAAACTGTATAGAACACAAAAGCAGTGACAAACATGTATAAAACACTGATTCAGTGACAAACCTCGGTgggaataaaaagtaaaacgCCGTTCCATAGTGACAATGGTGATaggaataaaaagtaaaacggCGCTCTATAGTGACAATGGGGGTGGGAATAAAAAGTAACACGGCTCTCTATAGTGacaatgggggggggggggggggggggaataaaAAGTAACACGGCGCTCCATAGTGACAATGGGGGTGGGAATAAAAAGTAACACGGCGCTCTATAGTGACAATGGGGTGGGAACAAAAAGTAAAACGGCGCTATAGTGACAAAGGTACTAATCAGGGTATTGGTGTTTACTCGGGACCAATTGAACGCTTCTGAAGCAAGCGATAGTTTAATTGTCACGGCCATTGGAGGGTAGGGAACATGTGGCAGGGCGGTTTTGAATTAGATAGAGGCGGCATATAACTCAGACAACGGGCCGATATCGCTCGTCGGCaatctataaaacaataatttatgtCCGAGTTTTGCACATCGACTTGAACGCGTGTCATTTCAAAGTTCTGTTTAGACTTGCACCGGATCGAAAGTGACCTTGTTTTCATGTAATGATTATAAAGTGACCAAAAATAGGTcgttttgataaaattattaaattatgGCAAAGTTAACATAAATTATCGGTAAACATACAAGTATTATTGCGAAGTGCACAAAGTTTTCGGTAGATTTTTACACAAGCAAaacagcttttttttttttttttaggacgatattaaaaaaaaaaaaaaaaaaagcacttGATCGACGTGTCATGCTTatttctttctgagaaataaatTCTCAAAATGGTCATGACTGTTAATTGGgagataaaaaatgtaaacaaatatctCCATCTGGTAATTTGTGTTCATACACGGTATTGACAGTGAACGACTCATTCTATAGATAATTATCTTATCCCGCTCTTAATTCGATTTTTCAGGTCGGCGAACATGATTCTATAAAAATGTTTAGCGTATAAAAATGAGAAACCCAACTTCAAAATGTTCTTGGGTAGGGTTGGTCACATTATTTATGTCATTACTGGTGCACCACCTAAAAATCCGATTTTAAGGAGTTATGCCCCTTATAAGAGTTCTTTAGGCTCTGGAGATACCTTTAGTGGCCACTTCCGCGTATTGAAATCTTAGACGTGGCTAGCGGTATTTATTGCAAATTCTATCATTTAGGGTTCTAATATTGTATGATAAGTAAACAAAATGGTTAAAGTGGTATTTCTGCATCCAGACTTGGGGATTGGAGGGGCAGAGAGAGCCGTTATTGATGCTGCACTCAGCTTGAAATCCCGAAACCATACTGTTCATTTCGTGACTGCTCACCATGATAAATCACACTGTTTTCAAGAGACCAAAGATGGCACGTTAGACGTGACTGCAGTTGGTGATTGGTTACCAAGAAGTATCGTGGGGAAGTGTTATGCACTCTGTGCCTATCTACGAATGATTTATGCCGCCATTTTCCTAGTATTCTTCAGTTCACTAGAATATGACCTTGTGTTTTGTGATCAAATCTCTGCATGCATTCCGGTATTGAAATTCTCCAAAGCAAGggttatattttattgtcatttccCTGACATGCTGCTGACACAAAGGAAAAGCGTGTTAAAAAGGCTATATAGAGCCCCAATAGATTGGATAGAGGAGAAAACAACTGGAATGGCAGACTGTGTTTTGGTAAACAGCAaatttacaggtatatatttatatatcttattatccTTTCCCAATTATTATTATCGTTTtccatgtatacatatatcaaacAAACATAGAAAACGactttttgaaaattgaatggtAAATGGTGAAGTGTTGATTATATAGTTTGATGCAATTGCTAACTTTTATGCCAAATCACCAgataacatttactgtacatttatGATGAAATTTCAGGCAAACTGATGAAACCAAGAtactagttgtacatgtagttagctCCCTTCGTGCTATATAACCATTGACTTCACCAAAAAATGATGACTTTACTTAAACTACTTTGTCCTTTCAATTAAGTTTGTATTGGCCTATATAATACTCAACTACTTACAATGCTGACAATAAGGACAGAGTTCAAATTCATTTCTGTCATAATCATGATATGAAAGCAATGAAATGGTATATGGAAAACTTATGCCATAAGACaatacacataaaaaaaaacaatgtttacaaTCAATAAATGATAATCATTAATTGATTATATAAGCAATGTTTTTTTTGATTTTCACACATTTAATGAATGTGTGAAAACCAATAATAGACTCCATACAGAAAATCACTATGTTTGAATTGGACTATACTACTGCATTACAATATAGATGTGTAACAGGTGTGTAAAAATGCATGACCAGATGAGGATTTGAACTCGGGACCTCCTAGCACTAGCttgatgctctaccaattgaacAAATTGTGAATTGGACAACCTGCAGGTTGCTGATGATTGACctggtccagttccgctacacataGAAAGTTACTCCCAAAGTTTAATTGATTTTCCTTGGTAATACACTGTTTCAGTGTACACAGATCTTCATGACACCCTTTAGTTCATATTTTGATGAAAGTACATATTCATTAGcaattgtttgtatatatttacagatacacTTCTCTGACATATTAATCCTTTCCTTTGAGGaagttgaaataaataaaattatttccaCATTTCTTTTTAACAGCGGGAATCTTCAAAGAGGCATTTACATCACTTGTAAAGACAACTCCGGAAGTGCTATACCCAATACCGGATTTTTCTACATTAGACAAGCAAGCACCTCCACCTACAAGTGACCTTTTGCCGCCAAATGCATCCACGATCTTTCTGTCCATTAATCGATATGAAAGGAAGAAGAATCTCCTCCTTGCTATTGATGCTCTTGGTAAGAAATattaatcatataatatatagatatgtaaatcatttttttgtgtattCAATATGAGTTGGCAACTTCGATGATCAGATAGACATTACAAGTACAACTGCAAAAACATGACTGTAACTttaacataaaacttttaaagtGTCTAAGCTGTTAAAACTGTTTGTGAAGTTGTTAGTTATCAAGTTTTATGAGCTTGTTCTGAAGTTTTTATCTGCACAAGTATTACAATGATTGGAAGCTTGATCTTTGACATATTGCATGACTGAATTTACAAGGCAGGTAATTAATCTAGCACAAGTGATATGTGAACACAAAAGTAATTCAAAATTGTTGCTTTCACAAAGATATGGGAGAGCCAATAGACATGGAGTAATTAATTCATTAACTTTCCCAAAAATGGATTAAATGcatttaaaatttacataatcTCATTCACCACATACTAGCTACTCAGCCTATACTAAGAGAAAATGATGCATGTTTACATAAATGAAGTTATATGAATTTATATTCCAGCCTGTTTGAAAAAAGCCAATGAAAAAAGTCTGGATGGAGTTCACCTGGTTATGGCTGGTGGGTATGACGAAAGAGTTGTGGAAAATAGAGAGTATTACCATGAACTCAAACAACGGGTAGACAAAGATGGTATATCTGAACATGTCAGCTTTATCCGCTCATTCAGTGATGCACAAAAACGGACCTTACTCCGGAACAGTAGTTGCCTTCTGTACACACCTGATAGGGAACATTTTGGTATTGTACCAATAGAAGCTATGTACCTGAAATGTCCAGTAATCGCAGTTAAAAGTGGTGGTCCTTTGGAAACAGTTGGGCATGAATCCACAGGATTTCTATGTCAACAAAGTGATGAAGACTTTGCTGAAGCCATGAggaaatttataaaaaataaagatttgcaAAAGGAAATGGGAGAGGCTGGTAGGAAAAGAGTGGTGGCACTATTTTCTTTTGAAGCATTCACAAACCAGCTTAATAGCATTGTCAAGAAGCTGTCTGATCAGGGTCGCCGCCAAACACTGACTTTGTCTCTGATGTGGATGATGGCTTTTATTAGTGTGTTAAGTCTCCTGTTAGTGTATGTATTATTCTGATAATTTATCTTTGTGTTGTAATTGAATTGTAAATGTCTACATTGGACAAGCGACGAACGCTGCACCATTGCATAAGCTCGCGTAACCTTTgctcaggtgagctaaaacCAAACGCTTATATTGAAAGTAAagatttttagctcgtctcttcgaagaagagtgagagcttatgtcgtcactccggtgtcggcgtcggcgttggtttttcaaatgttaaatttatggtgcaag from the Pecten maximus chromosome 4, xPecMax1.1, whole genome shotgun sequence genome contains:
- the LOC117325504 gene encoding alpha-1,3/1,6-mannosyltransferase ALG2-like, which gives rise to MVKVVFLHPDLGIGGAERAVIDAALSLKSRNHTVHFVTAHHDKSHCFQETKDGTLDVTAVGDWLPRSIVGKCYALCAYLRMIYAAIFLVFFSSLEYDLVFCDQISACIPVLKFSKARVIFYCHFPDMLLTQRKSVLKRLYRAPIDWIEEKTTGMADCVLVNSKFTAGIFKEAFTSLVKTTPEVLYPIPDFSTLDKQAPPPTSDLLPPNASTIFLSINRYERKKNLLLAIDALACLKKANEKSLDGVHLVMAGGYDERVVENREYYHELKQRVDKDGISEHVSFIRSFSDAQKRTLLRNSSCLLYTPDREHFGIVPIEAMYLKCPVIAVKSGGPLETVGHESTGFLCQQSDEDFAEAMRKFIKNKDLQKEMGEAGRKRVVALFSFEAFTNQLNSIVKKLSDQGRRQTLTLSLMWMMAFISVLSLLLVYVLF